Proteins encoded together in one Anas acuta chromosome 10, bAnaAcu1.1, whole genome shotgun sequence window:
- the LRRC36 gene encoding leucine-rich repeat-containing protein 36 isoform X1 — MKSHAVSRRMSSVSKDASTKTDLSSCSQLRSSLRTPEKMRAGGLHVVFSDSKTFSSSPEMDTIQKSSTCELSQDVSSTKRLSLSDTNINHSNKSSRDARLSNFDDFYHVSVTSSPQHGHLAQKPQSGERIEGHRVYGGRLPTEMNTSSQTASGSTLTQLTETEIKHKNPLNIKPGFRDATSLSAKVLLENLKSIMMKPAMLPSVPEKVREPAARRSSSPARVEYKQSETLHSLMSPICCFKDSHKESSSSELSNDTAVTEGQSATGSEKESKVTAVLQQLLRLVDCHWNGPGSLLVNKDFLVPAQDLLFHLVACTDPQQDARLTAGRSSSVLARNIPKVQRTQLKNTELFDRKDSAMQQEKGLVESHVSASTLHKMDHLAASSYHIQRNQASMYDELLWKNNQLSTQVEFLRLEVKQLTGLQEMVALLQESQRSLVSTNNFLLQQLSKGNSHTVHKAPLPSEKCTSRETPSPLERTASVPSAYSSSQYWSSEQLCNCPL; from the exons ATGAAGAGCCACGCAGTAAGCAGAAGGATGTCTTCAGTATCTAAAGATGCCAGCACAAAAACTG ACCTATCATCATGTTCACAACTGCGTTCATCCCTGCGCACCCCAGAGAAAATGAGAGCAGGAGGTCTGCACGTGGTCTTCTCAGACAGTAAAACTTTCAGCTCCTCCCCAGAGATGGACACGATTCAGAAGTCTAGCACCTGTGAACTTAGCCAGGATGTATCTTCTACAAAGAGATTGAGTTTGAGTGACACGAATATAAATCACTCAAATAAGTCATCCAGAGATGCCAGACTAAGCAATTTTGATGATTTTTACCATGTCTCTGTGACCTCTTCTCCCCAGCATGGGCACCTTGCCCAGAAACCTCAGAGTGGCGAGAGGATCGAGGGCCACAGGGTTTATGGTGGGAGGCTTCCTACAGAAATGAATACGTCTTCGCAGACTGCCAGTGGCAGTACACTCACACAGCTCACTGAAACAGAGATTAAACACAAAAATCCTTTAAACATCAAgccag GGTTCAGAGATGCAACTTCATTATCAGCTAAAGTGTTACTGGAGAACTTGAAGTCTATAATGATGAAACCAGCCATGCTACCTTCAGTACCTGAGAAGGTCAGAGAACCTGCAGCTCGCCGGTCCTCCAGCCCAGCTAGAGTGGAATATAAGCAAAGTGAGACCCTGCATTCCCTGATGTCTCCCATTTGTTGCTTCAAAGACTCTCACAAGGAG TCTTCTTCCAGTGAGCTAAGTAATGATACTGCTGTCACAGAAGGTCAGAGTGCCACTGGAAGTGAAAAAGAGTCCAAGGTTACAGCTgtccttcagcagctcctgaggctggtggattgtcACTGGAATGGGCCTGGATCTCTCCTGGTTAACAAGGATTTTCTTG TTCCTGCCCAAGACTTGCTTTTCCACCTGGTGGCTTGTACTGATCCACAGCAGGATGCTCGTCTGACAGCTGGACGCTCCTCTTCAGTCTTAGCTAGAAACATTCCCAAAGTCCAAAGGACTCAGCTTAAAAATACTGAACTATTCGATAGAAAGGATTCTGCTATG cagcaagaaaaaggaCTGGTGGAAAGTCATGTCTCAGCTTCCACATTACACAAGATGGATCACCTTGCTGCTTCAAGTTATCACATCCAAAGGAACCAAGCATCCATGTACG ATGAGTTGCTTTGGAAGAACAACCAGCTGAGTACCCAGGTGGAATTCCTAAGACTGGAAGTGAAACAGCTTACCGGACTCCAGGAGATGGTGGCTCTTCTGCAGGAGAGCCAGAG GTCTTTAGTGTCCACAAACAACTTCCTGCTGCAACAGCTGAGTAAAGGAAACAGTCATACTGTTCACAAAGCACCTCTTCCTTCTGAAAAATGCACCAGTCGTGAGACACCGTCCCCACTAGAAAGAACTGCGTCGGTACCATCAGCATACAGCTCTAGTCAGTACTGGAGTTCAGAGCAATTATGCAATTGTCCTCTGTAA
- the LRRC36 gene encoding leucine-rich repeat-containing protein 36 isoform X2, with protein MKSHAVSRRMSSVSKDASTKTDLSSCSQLRSSLRTPEKMRAGGLHVVFSDSKTFSSSPEMDTIQKSSTCELSQDVSSTKRLSLSDTNINHSNKSSRDARLSNFDDFYHVSVTSSPQHGHLAQKPQSGERIEGHRVYGGRLPTEMNTSSQTASGSTLTQLTETEIKHKNPLNIKPGFRDATSLSAKVLLENLKSIMMKPAMLPSVPEKVREPAARRSSSPARVEYKQSETLHSLMSPICCFKDSHKESSSSELSNDTAVTEGQSATGSEKESKVTAVLQQLLRLVDCHWNGPGSLLVNKDFLVPAQDLLFHLVACTDPQQDARLTAGRSSSVLARNIPKVQRTQLKNTELFDRKDSAMQEKGLVESHVSASTLHKMDHLAASSYHIQRNQASMYDELLWKNNQLSTQVEFLRLEVKQLTGLQEMVALLQESQRSLVSTNNFLLQQLSKGNSHTVHKAPLPSEKCTSRETPSPLERTASVPSAYSSSQYWSSEQLCNCPL; from the exons ATGAAGAGCCACGCAGTAAGCAGAAGGATGTCTTCAGTATCTAAAGATGCCAGCACAAAAACTG ACCTATCATCATGTTCACAACTGCGTTCATCCCTGCGCACCCCAGAGAAAATGAGAGCAGGAGGTCTGCACGTGGTCTTCTCAGACAGTAAAACTTTCAGCTCCTCCCCAGAGATGGACACGATTCAGAAGTCTAGCACCTGTGAACTTAGCCAGGATGTATCTTCTACAAAGAGATTGAGTTTGAGTGACACGAATATAAATCACTCAAATAAGTCATCCAGAGATGCCAGACTAAGCAATTTTGATGATTTTTACCATGTCTCTGTGACCTCTTCTCCCCAGCATGGGCACCTTGCCCAGAAACCTCAGAGTGGCGAGAGGATCGAGGGCCACAGGGTTTATGGTGGGAGGCTTCCTACAGAAATGAATACGTCTTCGCAGACTGCCAGTGGCAGTACACTCACACAGCTCACTGAAACAGAGATTAAACACAAAAATCCTTTAAACATCAAgccag GGTTCAGAGATGCAACTTCATTATCAGCTAAAGTGTTACTGGAGAACTTGAAGTCTATAATGATGAAACCAGCCATGCTACCTTCAGTACCTGAGAAGGTCAGAGAACCTGCAGCTCGCCGGTCCTCCAGCCCAGCTAGAGTGGAATATAAGCAAAGTGAGACCCTGCATTCCCTGATGTCTCCCATTTGTTGCTTCAAAGACTCTCACAAGGAG TCTTCTTCCAGTGAGCTAAGTAATGATACTGCTGTCACAGAAGGTCAGAGTGCCACTGGAAGTGAAAAAGAGTCCAAGGTTACAGCTgtccttcagcagctcctgaggctggtggattgtcACTGGAATGGGCCTGGATCTCTCCTGGTTAACAAGGATTTTCTTG TTCCTGCCCAAGACTTGCTTTTCCACCTGGTGGCTTGTACTGATCCACAGCAGGATGCTCGTCTGACAGCTGGACGCTCCTCTTCAGTCTTAGCTAGAAACATTCCCAAAGTCCAAAGGACTCAGCTTAAAAATACTGAACTATTCGATAGAAAGGATTCTGCTATG caagaaaaaggaCTGGTGGAAAGTCATGTCTCAGCTTCCACATTACACAAGATGGATCACCTTGCTGCTTCAAGTTATCACATCCAAAGGAACCAAGCATCCATGTACG ATGAGTTGCTTTGGAAGAACAACCAGCTGAGTACCCAGGTGGAATTCCTAAGACTGGAAGTGAAACAGCTTACCGGACTCCAGGAGATGGTGGCTCTTCTGCAGGAGAGCCAGAG GTCTTTAGTGTCCACAAACAACTTCCTGCTGCAACAGCTGAGTAAAGGAAACAGTCATACTGTTCACAAAGCACCTCTTCCTTCTGAAAAATGCACCAGTCGTGAGACACCGTCCCCACTAGAAAGAACTGCGTCGGTACCATCAGCATACAGCTCTAGTCAGTACTGGAGTTCAGAGCAATTATGCAATTGTCCTCTGTAA